A single window of Acinetobacter wuhouensis DNA harbors:
- the nuoN gene encoding NADH-quinone oxidoreductase subunit NuoN: MNTTVSFSDLMPLAPVFIVALTAVVVMILTAIKRNHNLIATASVVGLNLAAIDILFMMFGGSFAPSNVMNMFMVDPFTLFYQLTILIAALACSTLSHAYIETYKDNREELYILMLASVAGAMLMVASAHYASFFISLELMSIPVYGLLAYTYQREKSLEAGIKYLVLSATASAMLLMGMAYIYAYTGSLTFYESFQGLFQAIQTGHAAVIIGLGLIIFAIGFKLSLAPFHKWTPDVYQGAPAPIATFLATVAKVATIGLMVRYLLTSGAILVPSMITILTVIAVLSILVGNFLAVRQVNLKRILGYSSIAHFGYLLIALISMTYASLGSVSVYVVTYTLTTIGAFGAVALMSSPYNNVDEAESLADYRGLFWRRPVLTATLTVMMLSLAGIPLTAGFIGKFMVVMAAVTTQHWFLAAMVVVGSGIGLYYYLRVMIVMYMTPPENPRIDAVDHWGQKVGGIMVLGAAALVLLIGIYPDPIINFALKSEILSPLHFLMSQQQ; this comes from the coding sequence ATGAATACCACTGTATCATTTTCGGATCTCATGCCTTTAGCACCAGTATTTATTGTTGCTTTAACGGCTGTTGTAGTGATGATTTTAACCGCGATCAAGCGTAATCATAATTTGATTGCGACTGCATCGGTGGTGGGTTTAAACCTTGCTGCAATTGATATTTTATTCATGATGTTTGGTGGGAGTTTTGCACCATCAAATGTCATGAATATGTTTATGGTTGATCCATTTACATTGTTTTACCAGCTTACAATTCTGATTGCAGCATTGGCTTGTTCTACATTGTCTCATGCGTATATTGAAACGTATAAAGATAACCGTGAAGAACTTTATATCTTGATGTTGGCTTCAGTTGCTGGTGCGATGTTAATGGTGGCAAGTGCTCACTATGCTTCGTTCTTTATTAGCTTAGAGTTAATGTCGATTCCTGTTTACGGTTTATTGGCTTATACGTATCAACGTGAAAAATCTTTGGAAGCGGGTATTAAATATCTCGTGCTTTCAGCAACTGCTTCTGCAATGTTATTGATGGGTATGGCATATATCTATGCTTATACAGGTTCATTAACATTCTACGAATCTTTCCAAGGGTTGTTCCAAGCGATTCAAACGGGTCATGCAGCAGTGATTATCGGACTTGGTCTGATCATCTTTGCCATTGGTTTCAAATTGTCTCTTGCTCCATTCCACAAATGGACACCAGATGTTTACCAAGGTGCGCCTGCGCCAATCGCGACTTTCTTAGCAACTGTTGCTAAGGTTGCAACCATTGGTTTAATGGTTCGTTATTTGCTTACTTCGGGTGCAATTTTAGTTCCTTCAATGATTACGATTTTGACTGTGATTGCAGTACTTTCGATCCTTGTAGGTAACTTCCTTGCAGTTCGTCAAGTGAACTTAAAACGTATCTTGGGTTATTCATCAATCGCACACTTCGGTTATTTATTGATTGCTTTAATCAGCATGACCTATGCAAGCCTTGGCAGTGTGAGCGTTTATGTGGTGACTTATACATTGACAACAATCGGTGCTTTTGGTGCGGTTGCGTTGATGTCTAGCCCATATAACAACGTTGATGAAGCTGAATCACTTGCGGATTACCGTGGTTTGTTCTGGCGTCGTCCTGTTCTTACTGCAACTTTGACTGTGATGATGTTATCTCTTGCAGGTATTCCATTAACAGCAGGTTTCATTGGTAAGTTCATGGTGGTGATGGCTGCTGTAACAACTCAACATTGGTTCCTTGCTGCAATGGTTGTTGTGGGTAGTGGTATTGGTTTGTACTATTACTTACGTGTCATGATCGTGATGTATATGACTCCACCAGAAAACCCACGTATCGACGCAGTTGATCATTGGGGACAAAAAGTGGGTGGTATCATGGTTCTTGGCGCTGCTGCATTAGTATTATTAATCGGTATTTACCCAGACCCAATCATCAATTTTGCATTGAAGTCTGAAATTTTATCTCCGTTGCACTTTTTAATGAGTCAACAACAGTAA